A part of Pseudoalteromonas arctica A 37-1-2 genomic DNA contains:
- a CDS encoding sodium/sugar symporter, whose amino-acid sequence MKLETLDISIFVIYIVGLLAVALWISRDEKSHEKNTEDYFLAGKSLPWWAIGASLIASNISAEQIIGMSGSGYAIGLAIASYEWMAAITLVIVGKYMLPIFLKNKIYTMPQYLEKRFDNKVKTTLALFWLAVYIFVNLTAVLWLGGLAIETVAGVDWFYGMVFLILFSMAYSLYGGLKAVAYTDIIQVVLLVFGGLFLTYLALDTVSGGLGVFEGAKILTRELPEHFDMILSSDNEHYLSLPGISVLVGGLWVMNLSYWGFNQYIIQRALAAKNVKEAQKGIVFAAYIKLLMPIIVVLPGIAAVLIYPDLDISDHAYPSMMSLMPIGIKGLVFAALVAAIVSSLASMTNSISTIFTMDIYSKLVPNKTQTHYVKIGRIAVCASLFIALVVAEPFLGNFDQAFQYVQEFTGFFTPGIVVIFLLGMFWSKATSTGAFSAAIGSAIFSILFKIYMPHIAFMDRVSIVFILCLIVCIVVSLLNQEVQENNTVKLDEVSFSTETSFNVASLGVIICLVAFYVTWW is encoded by the coding sequence ATGAAACTAGAAACACTCGATATTAGTATTTTTGTCATATATATAGTAGGGCTATTAGCCGTTGCTTTATGGATATCTAGAGATGAAAAGTCTCATGAAAAAAATACAGAAGATTACTTTTTAGCTGGAAAAAGTTTGCCGTGGTGGGCTATAGGTGCCTCGCTAATTGCTTCAAATATTTCAGCAGAGCAAATTATTGGGATGTCTGGTTCAGGATATGCGATAGGGCTCGCGATTGCTTCTTACGAATGGATGGCAGCTATCACGTTAGTTATTGTTGGAAAGTATATGTTACCTATTTTTTTAAAAAATAAAATATATACGATGCCTCAGTACTTAGAGAAAAGATTTGATAATAAGGTTAAAACTACATTAGCTCTTTTTTGGTTAGCTGTTTATATTTTTGTTAATTTAACGGCAGTTTTATGGCTTGGTGGGCTTGCAATAGAAACCGTAGCAGGTGTCGATTGGTTTTACGGCATGGTATTTTTAATTCTATTTTCGATGGCTTACTCCCTGTACGGTGGCCTTAAAGCGGTAGCCTATACGGATATAATTCAAGTTGTTTTACTTGTTTTTGGCGGACTATTTTTAACCTATTTAGCTCTTGATACAGTGTCAGGTGGGTTAGGGGTATTTGAAGGCGCTAAAATTTTAACGAGAGAATTACCAGAACATTTTGATATGATTCTGAGCTCTGACAATGAACATTATCTAAGCCTGCCAGGTATTTCTGTTTTAGTCGGTGGTTTATGGGTAATGAACCTCAGTTACTGGGGGTTCAACCAATATATAATTCAAAGAGCCTTAGCCGCAAAAAATGTAAAAGAAGCTCAAAAAGGTATTGTGTTTGCTGCATACATTAAATTACTCATGCCAATAATAGTGGTTCTCCCTGGTATAGCCGCAGTATTAATATATCCCGATTTAGATATTTCCGATCATGCTTACCCATCTATGATGTCACTAATGCCAATTGGTATTAAAGGATTGGTTTTTGCAGCATTGGTAGCAGCTATCGTTTCTTCACTTGCATCAATGACAAACAGTATTTCAACTATCTTTACAATGGATATTTACAGTAAGTTGGTGCCCAATAAGACACAGACACATTATGTGAAAATTGGCCGAATTGCTGTCTGTGCATCGTTATTCATTGCGCTTGTTGTTGCAGAACCTTTTTTAGGCAACTTTGACCAAGCCTTTCAATATGTACAAGAGTTCACGGGCTTTTTTACTCCCGGAATAGTGGTCATATTTTTATTGGGAATGTTCTGGTCAAAAGCAACCTCTACAGGCGCATTTTCTGCTGCAATTGGCTCTGCCATTTTTTCAATATTGTTTAAAATATATATGCCTCATATTGCATTTATGGACCGCGTAAGTATTGTTTTCATCTTATGTTTAATTGTGTGTATTGTCGTATCGCTTCTTAATCAAGAGGTTCAGGAAAATAACACAGTGAAATTAGATGAGGTCAGCTTTAGCACGGAAACTAGTTTCAACGTAGCATCATTAGGTGTGATTATTTGTCTTGTTGCGTTTTATGTAACCTGGTGGTAA
- a CDS encoding helix-turn-helix domain-containing protein yields the protein MLNWINRIIPRDSGPLEVQGEDSKFGFQKHTPKIMEQSHWHGHIEINFLFNCSAEYLINGHYIDVPEGKMLIFWAAIPHQMTNFTGDGYMINIYIPLQAFLSWKLPHDFIELLLIGEVVLSDSLYPNDELITQMWGDDLIKNTPSLTMQVISEIRTRISRMALEKYKTYGFVERVVKEKGQAAIRGINHVQAMLAYIAEHYDEKINIEDVAGATGLHKNYAMKLFSRVMKVSIKHYVNQLRLQHAQALLVDTQEPVINIANKAGFGSVSRFYDMFQKELHMSPLEFRKTMLKH from the coding sequence ATGCTAAACTGGATAAATAGGATTATACCAAGGGATTCAGGGCCATTAGAGGTCCAAGGTGAGGATTCTAAATTTGGTTTCCAAAAACATACCCCTAAAATAATGGAGCAAAGTCACTGGCATGGGCACATCGAAATAAATTTTCTGTTTAACTGCTCTGCAGAGTACCTTATAAATGGTCATTATATAGATGTGCCCGAAGGAAAAATGTTAATTTTTTGGGCTGCAATACCTCATCAAATGACTAATTTCACAGGTGATGGGTACATGATTAATATCTACATTCCTCTTCAAGCTTTTCTGTCTTGGAAACTACCACATGATTTTATTGAATTATTATTAATAGGAGAAGTTGTTTTATCAGACAGCTTATACCCAAATGATGAATTAATTACACAAATGTGGGGAGACGATTTAATCAAAAATACGCCATCGTTAACCATGCAGGTGATTAGTGAAATCAGAACTCGTATTTCCCGTATGGCATTAGAAAAATATAAAACGTACGGGTTTGTAGAAAGGGTAGTTAAAGAAAAAGGGCAAGCGGCTATAAGGGGAATAAACCATGTCCAAGCCATGCTCGCTTATATAGCGGAGCACTATGATGAGAAAATTAACATCGAGGATGTGGCTGGTGCGACAGGTTTACACAAAAATTATGCAATGAAGTTATTTAGTAGAGTGATGAAGGTGAGTATTAAGCACTATGTCAATCAGCTCAGGCTTCAACATGCACAGGCCCTTTTGGTTGATACACAAGAACCAGTTATTAATATTGCAAATAAAGCAGGGTTTGGCTCGGTAAGCCGATTTTACGATATGTTTCAAAAAGAATTACACATGTCACCTTTAGAGTTTAGAAAAACAATGCTTAAGCATTGA
- a CDS encoding glycoside hydrolase family 97 protein: MKKLFLLVFLTAITSCKANALNKTITSPNGEIELTVNTDGIDLKYSVKASGEIILKDAKANIAFEKDGLLLRNDKFKNSTTQHVDEVVRPHIKQKSATIHDNYNQLNLAYETGITVQFRVFDNGVSYRFISDKKGEFKVVNEIAEFKFTKDLLTYYPQEKSFYSHNERTYLKKNLSELGDDNLGSLPLLVEGSKFKVVITETGLRNYPGLWVTGNSKTSLMGTHPKRVLSSSLKDGSDRNENIIKRAKDIALITSNESEFKFPWRVIAISKDDKELLNNQLSYLLAQESEIDPTWVKPGKVAWDWWNANNLYGVDFKAGVNTETYKYYIDFAAQYGLEYIILDEGWYTLGNALEIVDDIDVQEIVSYGESKNVGVILWVVWETLGKDMDNILKQYQKWGVKGIKVDFMQRDDQDMVNYYWKVAKAAADTKLLVNFHGSYKPAGLRRAYPNVITREGVRGLEHNKWGDYITSEHNLTLPFIRMLAGPMDYTPGAMVNTQPENFHISFNRPMSKTTRAHQVALYVVFESPLQMLADSPSNYRKEHESTRFISSIPSVWDETVVLSAKLTDHIVMARRSGSDWFVAVLGNSEGREYEIDFGFLDDGQYKMELFKDGINADNYASDYATSTLAIDSKLKHKVQLAPNGGWVAKLHKVAN; the protein is encoded by the coding sequence ATGAAAAAATTATTTCTTTTAGTCTTTTTAACTGCGATCACAAGTTGCAAAGCAAATGCGCTGAATAAGACCATTACTTCACCCAATGGTGAAATAGAACTCACAGTTAACACTGATGGAATTGATCTAAAATACTCTGTAAAAGCGTCTGGTGAAATTATTCTTAAAGACGCTAAGGCAAATATAGCATTTGAAAAAGATGGATTATTATTACGTAACGATAAATTCAAAAATAGTACTACACAACATGTAGACGAAGTCGTTAGACCCCATATAAAACAAAAATCTGCAACCATTCATGATAATTATAATCAGTTAAACTTAGCGTATGAAACTGGTATCACTGTTCAATTTCGCGTATTTGATAATGGGGTTTCTTATCGGTTTATTAGTGACAAAAAAGGTGAATTTAAAGTTGTTAATGAAATTGCAGAGTTTAAATTTACGAAAGATTTACTTACCTATTATCCTCAAGAAAAAAGTTTTTACTCTCATAATGAAAGAACATATTTAAAGAAAAATCTATCAGAATTAGGTGATGACAACTTGGGAAGTTTGCCCCTATTAGTTGAAGGCTCTAAGTTCAAAGTAGTCATTACAGAAACGGGTTTGCGAAATTACCCTGGGTTATGGGTCACAGGTAATAGTAAAACTTCATTGATGGGTACTCACCCAAAAAGAGTGCTATCTTCGAGCTTGAAAGATGGCTCAGACAGAAACGAAAATATTATTAAAAGAGCAAAAGATATTGCGTTAATAACTTCAAATGAAAGTGAGTTTAAATTTCCTTGGAGAGTGATAGCGATAAGTAAAGATGATAAAGAACTGTTAAACAACCAATTGAGCTACTTATTAGCACAAGAAAGTGAAATTGATCCAACATGGGTAAAACCTGGAAAAGTTGCATGGGATTGGTGGAATGCAAATAATCTATATGGGGTAGACTTTAAAGCGGGCGTAAATACTGAAACGTATAAATATTATATAGATTTTGCTGCACAATATGGTCTTGAATATATAATTTTAGATGAAGGTTGGTATACATTAGGCAATGCTTTAGAAATTGTAGATGATATTGATGTACAAGAAATTGTTTCATATGGTGAGTCTAAGAATGTAGGCGTGATCCTCTGGGTTGTATGGGAAACTCTTGGTAAAGATATGGATAATATCCTTAAACAGTACCAAAAGTGGGGTGTTAAGGGCATCAAAGTAGACTTTATGCAAAGAGATGATCAAGACATGGTTAACTATTATTGGAAGGTAGCTAAAGCAGCGGCAGATACAAAGCTACTTGTTAACTTTCATGGCTCATATAAGCCAGCTGGATTACGAAGAGCGTATCCAAATGTTATTACTCGAGAAGGTGTTCGCGGTTTAGAGCACAATAAATGGGGTGACTACATTACGTCGGAGCATAACTTAACATTGCCCTTTATACGTATGCTCGCCGGTCCTATGGATTATACTCCAGGTGCGATGGTTAATACTCAACCTGAAAACTTTCACATATCATTTAATAGACCGATGAGTAAAACAACAAGAGCCCACCAAGTAGCACTTTATGTTGTGTTTGAAAGCCCACTTCAAATGCTTGCTGATAGCCCATCTAACTACAGGAAAGAACACGAGAGCACTCGTTTTATAAGTTCGATACCATCAGTTTGGGATGAAACCGTTGTTCTGTCGGCTAAGTTAACTGATCATATCGTTATGGCAAGACGTTCAGGCTCTGACTGGTTTGTGGCTGTATTAGGCAATAGTGAAGGGCGAGAGTATGAAATAGACTTTGGGTTTTTAGATGATGGTCAATATAAAATGGAGCTTTTCAAGGACGGTATTAATGCCGATAATTATGCAAGTGACTATGCAACTTCAACATTAGCGATTGACTCAAAACTTAAGCACAAAGTTCAGCTGGCACCAAATGGTGGCTGGGTTGCTAAGCTGCATAAAGTAGCAAACTAG
- a CDS encoding Na+/H+ antiporter NhaC family protein yields the protein MTQYKNLFASLFSVFVLLGMVIYGLIVRPFLLEQTALPLEVVFLLSSIIVVTQALYLGFTWNEIITTVVERISKALPIVMLLFAIGILIGTWVLSGTIPYLVYLSLELVSPEHIYLIAFIASAAFSLCCGSSWGTIATIGLVFITTGKILNVDLGILTGAIVGGAYFGDKLSPLSDTTNVAAISVNVDVQAHIKAMLITTLPAAIVSCILFFILGYLYPADMGVSNLYALDELKEILPNIFSFNYLLFLPPLIILVGSIKKKEPLPTLIVSSLLASLLAIFYQNSSFDDVVNTIHRGFSIDMLAAAPTTQQVFLGNLLNRGGIYSLIEPIVIILIVFIYVGTISKLNAIPTLINEIIPKIKNPSKLVSITLISSGLTNALTSSQYANSFIVGEAFSRKYDELNIPRTVLSRSLEDTGTMIESLIPWSTTSVFIFTSLGVGVLEYWNWQFLSIINIFLAFTFAYLGIGYAKSRSDLEIDNE from the coding sequence ATGACGCAGTATAAAAACTTATTCGCTTCTTTATTCTCGGTATTTGTTCTATTAGGAATGGTAATTTATGGCTTGATAGTAAGGCCATTTTTATTAGAGCAAACAGCGCTGCCTTTAGAAGTTGTATTTCTTTTATCGTCCATAATTGTGGTCACACAAGCCTTATACCTTGGGTTTACGTGGAATGAAATAATCACAACAGTAGTCGAAAGAATATCCAAGGCTCTTCCAATAGTTATGCTCTTATTCGCTATAGGAATACTTATTGGAACGTGGGTTTTGTCTGGGACAATTCCTTATTTAGTCTATTTGAGCCTTGAACTCGTCTCTCCCGAGCACATATATCTTATCGCTTTTATAGCATCCGCAGCATTTTCATTATGTTGCGGGTCTTCTTGGGGGACCATCGCGACAATTGGCTTAGTGTTTATTACTACCGGTAAAATTTTGAACGTAGATTTGGGGATATTGACAGGCGCGATAGTTGGGGGGGCGTATTTTGGGGATAAGCTGTCTCCATTATCTGACACAACGAATGTGGCTGCCATTTCTGTAAACGTGGATGTGCAAGCCCATATTAAAGCAATGCTTATAACCACACTACCTGCTGCTATAGTATCTTGTATTTTATTTTTTATATTAGGTTATTTATATCCAGCAGATATGGGTGTTTCAAACTTATATGCTTTAGATGAATTAAAAGAAATCTTGCCAAATATATTTAGTTTTAACTATTTATTATTTTTACCCCCTTTGATTATCTTGGTTGGCTCAATTAAAAAAAAGGAGCCTTTACCGACTCTAATCGTTTCATCCTTATTGGCATCTTTACTCGCTATTTTTTATCAAAATAGCTCGTTTGATGATGTTGTTAATACAATTCATAGAGGCTTTTCAATAGATATGTTGGCTGCTGCTCCTACAACCCAACAAGTTTTTCTTGGTAACTTATTGAATAGAGGTGGAATATATTCATTAATAGAGCCGATTGTTATAATTCTAATTGTTTTTATTTATGTAGGTACCATCAGTAAGTTAAATGCGATACCCACTTTGATAAATGAAATCATTCCAAAAATTAAAAACCCAAGCAAGCTGGTATCCATTACATTAATTTCCTCTGGGTTAACAAATGCGCTCACTTCTAGTCAGTACGCAAATAGCTTTATCGTAGGGGAAGCTTTTTCAAGAAAGTATGATGAATTAAATATACCTAGAACTGTTTTGTCTCGATCTTTAGAGGACACAGGAACCATGATTGAAAGCCTAATCCCGTGGAGCACAACATCAGTATTTATTTTTACCTCCCTTGGAGTTGGGGTATTGGAGTATTGGAATTGGCAGTTTTTATCAATTATAAATATTTTTTTAGCATTCACTTTTGCTTATTTGGGTATTGGATATGCAAAAAGTAGATCTGATTTGGAGATAGATAATGAATAA
- a CDS encoding trans-sulfuration enzyme family protein: MNKEHNFVTDLIHDSNKEGEAYGAVVPPIYQNSLFTFSSWAALEQAFQDKVNSHIYTRGNNPTVTFVEKKIAKLAKGEKSKLFASGMAAVSSGILHFMNNGDHMITLKNIYGPAHSLLNNFMLPKMGVEVTYVSGNDIEEIKNSIQPNTKLIYLESPTSVTFIIQDIEKIVEIAKKNNIATVIDNSWATPIFQKTLPMGIDLEVHSCSKYLGGHSDIIAGALIGSTDVINSIAGCEYELLGAKLSPHEASLLLRSLRTLDIRMAKHQSNALFIAEFLEKHEKIKNITYPGLKSFNQHELACKQMSGFSGLISFQLNTNDLTQIIKFFDSLKLFQKGVSWGGHESLIYAPAISCIRELTEEQINMMGITLGDMRISIGLEDKHDLLDDLIQALDLI, translated from the coding sequence ATGAATAAAGAGCACAACTTTGTTACCGATTTAATTCACGATAGTAATAAAGAAGGAGAGGCTTACGGTGCGGTTGTTCCTCCTATCTATCAAAACTCTTTATTTACATTCAGCTCTTGGGCTGCTTTGGAGCAAGCATTTCAGGATAAAGTAAATAGTCATATTTATACTCGAGGAAACAATCCAACTGTCACCTTTGTAGAAAAGAAAATAGCTAAGCTAGCGAAAGGCGAAAAATCAAAGCTGTTTGCCTCAGGAATGGCTGCAGTTTCATCAGGTATTTTGCACTTTATGAATAATGGCGATCACATGATCACCTTAAAAAATATCTACGGTCCTGCACATAGCTTACTTAATAATTTTATGCTTCCTAAGATGGGAGTTGAAGTAACTTATGTATCTGGAAATGATATTGAAGAAATTAAAAACAGCATCCAACCTAATACCAAGTTAATTTATTTAGAAAGCCCCACATCAGTTACGTTTATAATTCAAGATATTGAAAAAATAGTAGAAATTGCTAAAAAAAATAATATAGCAACCGTAATTGATAATTCGTGGGCCACGCCAATATTCCAAAAAACATTACCTATGGGCATTGATTTAGAGGTGCACTCGTGTTCAAAATACTTAGGTGGGCACAGTGACATTATTGCCGGTGCTTTAATAGGCAGTACAGATGTTATAAATTCCATAGCTGGGTGTGAGTATGAACTTTTGGGAGCTAAACTATCACCCCATGAGGCAAGTTTATTACTGCGTAGTCTACGTACTCTAGATATAAGAATGGCTAAACACCAAAGTAATGCATTGTTTATAGCAGAGTTTTTAGAAAAACATGAAAAGATAAAAAATATTACCTATCCGGGGCTTAAAAGTTTTAACCAACACGAGCTTGCTTGTAAACAAATGAGTGGCTTTAGTGGGTTAATAAGCTTTCAATTAAATACTAATGATTTAACTCAAATTATTAAATTTTTTGATTCTTTAAAACTATTTCAAAAAGGGGTCAGTTGGGGTGGGCATGAAAGTCTTATTTATGCACCTGCAATTAGCTGTATAAGAGAGTTAACTGAAGAGCAAATTAATATGATGGGCATTACTCTAGGTGATATGAGAATATCAATTGGGTTAGAAGATAAACACGATTTATTAGATGACTTAATTCAGGCTTTAGATCTTATTTAA
- a CDS encoding sugar porter family MFS transporter, whose translation MECLIKNKNRHTIFPARYRGALYTSTTWRWMFWVELLPACLFLIALFFIPESPRYLIMAGKKDAAARVLSSLYGAETAALKLNEIVQSLADDKHQPKLSDLIDKPKKRLRPIVWIGIGLATFQQLVGINVVFYYGAVLWQAAGFTESDALLINIISGFVSILAVFITMYFIDKIGRKPFLLTGSIGMTVTLSVIVYAFLNADIGSTGNLELGEQGIVALIAANAYVFFFNLSWGPVMWVMLGEMFPNQIRGSGLAVTGFAQWIANFLITWSFPVMLTGIGLAGAYGFYAFCAFVSVIFVFKFLHETKGKELEQMKG comes from the coding sequence ATGGAATGTCTTATCAAAAATAAAAATAGGCACACAATTTTTCCCGCACGATACAGAGGCGCTCTCTACACTTCAACAACATGGCGTTGGATGTTTTGGGTTGAGTTATTACCTGCTTGTTTATTTTTAATCGCTTTATTTTTTATCCCTGAAAGCCCTCGATACTTAATTATGGCTGGTAAAAAAGACGCTGCTGCACGTGTTTTATCGTCATTATATGGTGCTGAAACTGCCGCTCTTAAATTAAATGAAATAGTACAGTCGCTTGCTGACGATAAACACCAACCTAAATTATCTGATCTTATTGATAAACCTAAAAAACGTTTGCGCCCCATTGTTTGGATAGGAATTGGCTTAGCTACATTTCAGCAATTAGTAGGCATTAATGTTGTTTTTTACTACGGCGCGGTACTTTGGCAAGCAGCCGGTTTTACTGAGTCTGACGCGTTACTTATTAATATAATAAGCGGCTTTGTAAGTATTTTAGCGGTGTTTATTACCATGTATTTTATAGACAAAATTGGCAGGAAACCTTTTTTGTTAACCGGCTCAATTGGTATGACGGTGACACTTTCGGTTATTGTTTATGCCTTTTTAAATGCAGATATTGGCTCAACAGGCAACTTAGAATTAGGAGAGCAGGGCATAGTTGCTTTAATAGCCGCTAACGCTTACGTGTTCTTTTTTAACCTATCGTGGGGCCCTGTAATGTGGGTTATGTTAGGTGAAATGTTCCCTAACCAAATTCGCGGCTCTGGCCTTGCAGTTACCGGCTTTGCCCAGTGGATAGCTAACTTTTTAATTACTTGGTCGTTCCCTGTTATGCTCACAGGCATTGGTTTAGCTGGGGCTTATGGTTTTTACGCATTTTGCGCGTTTGTTTCAGTCATATTTGTATTTAAGTTTTTACACGAAACCAAAGGCAAAGAGCTTGAACAAATGAAAGGGTAA